In the genome of Anabaena cylindrica PCC 7122, the window TTGAGTCTAAATCAAATGATCTTAAACAGCCATTTATTCAAGTTGATTTGAATACTGTGCAGTTGTTTGATTTAGTTGAAGCGGTAGATCAGTTTTTTGCTGACACCCAAACTTTGCCAGAATTATCACTGGAACTACAACCTGTCACCAGACGTTATGGTGGTGCTAGTCAAGCGGTATTAAAACAAGCAGTACCAGCGACTGTAGGATTATCAACTTTAGCCGTAGCTGCGATCGCTTTTAGCCTAATTCCTCCTCCTCAAGTACGTCTACCAGAACCAAAGCCAGAGGAACAATCCAGCACCACAACACCTACAGTCTCACCCACAGCCATAGCCTCAGAAACACCAACTACAACACCTACAGTCTCACCCACAGCCATAGCCTCGGAAACACCAACTACAACACCTACAGCCTCACCCACAGCAATTATTAAGGATTTAGAAGCACTTCTCAATTCAGTTCCAGAAATTACAGATCCTTCCCAGTTACGCGCATTGAACCGCCAAGTTTATAACCAAATTCACCCAGTTTGGAATAATCGTTCTGAAGTGAGAGAGAATCTAATCTATCGCTTGGGTGTAGCTGCTGATGGTAGCATCGTCGGTTATAAAGCCGTAAACAAAGGATCAAATGAAGCAGTAGACAAAACCCCACTGCCGAATCTACTATACAATCCTGCTAACCGTAATATTGCTAACGAACGCATCGCCCAATTCCGAGTAGTCTTTACTAAACAAGGTGTCCTAGAAGTCAGTCCTTGGTTGGGATATGCGAGAAAACCAGAAGTAATCGGTGAAAAAATTAATGACACTAACACAGTCAAAGATTTAAACCAGAAGCTTTATAATACAATTCGCCAAAATTGGAGCATTACACCTACTTTTAACAAAGATTTAAAATATCGGGTGGCAGTAAACACAATTGGGGTAATTGCTGACTATGAACCACTCAACCAAGTAGCATTTGACTTTTTTCGAGAAACACCATTGCCACAAATGTTCCAAACAGTATACGGTTCAAATGCAGCTGCTCCTAACAACAAAGAACCCCTAGCTCACTTCCAAGTAGTATTTAAATCTAACGGAACATTAGAAGTTAGTCCTTGGCAGGGATACAGGTAATAATTCGTAATTACTAATTCGTAATTCATGATTGAAGATTAATTACGAATTATCAATTACGAATTACGAATTTATTTTGTGATTCTCCCCATATAATTTCCCCATAACTGAGCGGCTTGAGCGCTGCTACCAGATGTGGGGGAATTATTGTCATTACCTAACCAAATACCAGTTACAAGTTGCCGACTAGGGATAAAACCAATAAACCACAAGTCTACGTTTTTATCAGTTGTACCTGTTTTACCCCCTTCACCCAGTCCCAGGGAAGCACTGCGGCCAGTACCTCTAGTGATAACACCCCGCATTAATCTCACCATCTCATCGGCAACTCC includes:
- a CDS encoding DUF4335 domain-containing protein; this translates as MNIQRKYSLPNCTLLLEGLSDVTLSGHFQELRPELSILVNAECYLSSYTQPIAGGREFFESLVRAVSAYAQEFLSSVPNPQAHNHESELVELQKIDSNRHKLIVHSEIATEGFESKSNDLKQPFIQVDLNTVQLFDLVEAVDQFFADTQTLPELSLELQPVTRRYGGASQAVLKQAVPATVGLSTLAVAAIAFSLIPPPQVRLPEPKPEEQSSTTTPTVSPTAIASETPTTTPTVSPTAIASETPTTTPTASPTAIIKDLEALLNSVPEITDPSQLRALNRQVYNQIHPVWNNRSEVRENLIYRLGVAADGSIVGYKAVNKGSNEAVDKTPLPNLLYNPANRNIANERIAQFRVVFTKQGVLEVSPWLGYARKPEVIGEKINDTNTVKDLNQKLYNTIRQNWSITPTFNKDLKYRVAVNTIGVIADYEPLNQVAFDFFRETPLPQMFQTVYGSNAAAPNNKEPLAHFQVVFKSNGTLEVSPWQGYR